In Magnetococcales bacterium, the following proteins share a genomic window:
- a CDS encoding DUF1804 family protein: MDHQELRKQLIRHEGMRLKPYRCTAGKLTIGVGRNLDDRSITKSEAYVLLDADIKNAVVGCLRPADHHRYGDHQGQAWRCLTMAFPRERRTRVRAAYVHGRTLEDAARECSVSLATARKWRSEAHAH; this comes from the coding sequence CACGAAGGGATGCGGCTGAAGCCATACCGCTGCACCGCCGGGAAACTCACCATCGGGGTAGGGCGCAATCTCGATGACCGCAGCATCACGAAATCGGAGGCTTACGTCCTGCTGGATGCGGACATCAAGAACGCGGTCGTGGGGTGTCTCCGGCCTGCTGACCACCATCGGTACGGCGATCATCAAGGCCAGGCTTGGCGGTGCCTGACCATGGCCTTTCCCCGAGAGAGGCGCACCCGCGTGCGCGCTGCCTACGTGCATGGCAGGACGCTGGAGGATGCCGCCCGGGAGTGCAGTGTCTCCCTGGCCACGGCGCGCAAATGGCGCTCGGAGGCACACGCACACTGA